The genomic window GTGTAAGAAACGACGGCGAGCAGATGCCGGGGCTTATCAGGCGCTTTCTCGGCAAGTATATGTATGCGTTTTATAATATCGTCGTCTGCCTGCTTTTGCTTCTGGTGGCTGCGGTGTTTGTCTATACCCCGGGCGACCTTTTCGTCTCGCAGATCCTCTCGCAGGACAGCGGCTAAAAAACCCCACTGTGTGGATAGTTTACGGCGTTATCTTCGCTTACTACCTCATAGCTACCCTGCTGCCCATAGATAAGATAATCGGCAAGATATACCCGATTTTTGGCTGTATACTACTGCTATCGGCGCTGGGCGTTTTCATAGGGCTGTTTGTCAAGGGCTATAAGCTTGATGAACTGTGGGAGCAGTCATCATTCTTCACAAACCCCTTCGGTGAGCGGTTTATACCTATCTTCTTTGTTACAGTCGCCTGCGGCATAACCTCAGGCTTTCACTCCACACAGTCAACTATCATCTCACGCACAATGAGCAACGAGCACGAAGGCAGAATGACCTTTTACAATATGATGATCCTTGAGGGCTTTATTGCTATGGTATGGGCTGCCGCCGCTATGGGTGCGGTGAATTTAAGCCTTGTGACAAATGACACCCTGCATACCCAGGCCACAACGGTAGTCGGCACAGTCGCTAAGGATATGCTTGGTTCTGTAGGCGGAATGATAGCCATTATCGGCGTTATCGTTCTGCCGATAACAACGGGCGATACGGCACTTCGCTCGCTCAGGATAATGGCAGGCGATGCGCTTCATATCGACTCGTCAAAGAAGAAAAACAACCTGCTGCTCGCCCTGCCTATCTTTGCAGTCGTGGCAGGCGTGCTGATATTTGCAAAGGCAAACTCTGATTCATTCGGCATACTGTGGAGATATTTCTCCTGGGCAAACGAAACTATCGCAGTGTTCTCGTTCACACTCATCAGCGTTTATATGTCAAAAAACAAGATGCCCTACCTTATGGCGCTCCTGCCGGGAATGTTCTATATGTACGTAGTGTGCGCCTATATCTTAAGCGCAAAAATAGGTTTCGGCCTTTCCTGGACGGAAAGCTATATCACCGCCGCCGCCCTGACCGCCGCCTATACCGCCGCCCTTGTGACGGTGTGCCAGAAGCGTGAAAAAACAGCATAAATAATTTCGCCGCCGCAGCCTACCATTGGCCGCAGCGGCGTTTTATTATGTGTTCTTGTGTCTGAATATTCCCTTTATGCCGCCCTTTGTGCCGCTTGCTTCACCAAGCATCAGCAAGAGCGCCTGCCTGTCAGCTTCGTTGACGCCGCCCGCTTTCCTGACCTGCTCGGTCATTGATGAGCGGTAGCTTGCCTTGACGCACTTCTCAAATGCAGCTTTCAGTATCTTCTGCACCTGTCTGACCCTCTCGCCCTCGTATGAGGGAACGTGCGCATCATCAAGCGTGAACGCCTCTCTCATTCCGAAAAGTAGCTCGCCCAGGTGCTTTGATTTGGCGTTGTCTTTTAGTATCGTGCTTATAAACGCCTCTGCTGTCTCAGCCAGCGCTTTGTCATCATCGCTGTCAAATAAAAACATAGCATACAGATAAAACAGCCCGTCATTGAACTGCACCGCCGAATCGGTAACACGCAGGAACATATCACTCTTTGTGTAGCCCTGCGGCAGGTCAAAGCGAATCTTGATAAACCTCTCGCACGCCCCAAGCGCAGGCCGTGCAGATGTTATAGTTTCAAGCGTTTCGATTAGCAGCTCCTTTTCAAGCACAAGTGACGATATGCAAAGCCGCTCGCTCCACGCTTCGAGCACGCTCAGAAGTTCCTGCGTCAGCGGCTCTTTCCTTGCAAACAAGCGCTTGTTTAGGTAGATATATACTCGCCGCTGAACGTCCTCATCAAGCCCTGCACGCATGGCCTTGCTTATCACCCTCTGCATCATACCCATGTCGTCTGTCAGCTCTATGCAGCAGCGGTAGAATTCAAGCCCCGTGAAATCCTCATCGGGCATTGCGGCAACAGCACACTCAAATATGCTGTGCAGCTTCTCGTCTACTCTGCCAATGCGCTTTGCATATATGCAGAGAATGCTCTCAATTATGTCAACGCTTATGTATGGCGACTTGAAAAGCCTTGCACAGAGCTTTTCGGGGTCGCTGCCGCTGTAGCGCACCAGCACCTCTAACCACTCACGCCTGCCGTTTGGGTCTGTGCTGCCCATAAACTCTGCGGTGTAGCCCGCAAAGAAACAGAAAAGCTCCTCGCTCTTTGAGAGCGTGTCAAGCATTGCCGTGATAAGCCGCTCATCATCAATGCACCCCGAAAGCAGCGCCCCTGCAAGTATGCAAAGTTCCTCGTGATTTGCAAAATGCTCCACATCAGCAGGCAGACCTTCTATAAGCATATCAAAGAGCACCCTGTCGGTGGCGGCGTCTATCATTGACGAAACGATAACGCACCTTTCAACCCTGCGCTCTGTGAAAAGCCCTCTCATGATGCTCTGGCGAAACGCCTCGCTGCCGTTTTTCTCAAAGGCCGCCCACGAGCGGCAAAGCACACCGCTGCTCTCTGGCAGCCTGTCGCAAAGCTGAGTAAACCTGTCAAGCAGCTTTTCCTCTACCCTGCCCTTTTCGCCCAGCCTGTCGGCAAGTGTCGAATACAAACTCAGCAGCCCGTAGCCCTTCTCCTCGTCCTGCTCAAAGAATCTGCCGTAGCCTGCAAGCCCCGTTTCAAAGAGCTTGCAGTCAAGCGCTTCGCTGCCTGTTGCCCTGCCGCCGATAATGCTCTTAAGGGCAGAATAAACTTCGTCATACCCCTTGCGTGCCGAGCCGAGGTCGGTCAGCAG from Ruminococcus sp. NK3A76 includes these protein-coding regions:
- a CDS encoding carbon starvation CstA 5TM domain-containing protein, which translates into the protein MWIVYGVIFAYYLIATLLPIDKIIGKIYPIFGCILLLSALGVFIGLFVKGYKLDELWEQSSFFTNPFGERFIPIFFVTVACGITSGFHSTQSTIISRTMSNEHEGRMTFYNMMILEGFIAMVWAAAAMGAVNLSLVTNDTLHTQATTVVGTVAKDMLGSVGGMIAIIGVIVLPITTGDTALRSLRIMAGDALHIDSSKKKNNLLLALPIFAVVAGVLIFAKANSDSFGILWRYFSWANETIAVFSFTLISVYMSKNKMPYLMALLPGMFYMYVVCAYILSAKIGFGLSWTESYITAAALTAAYTAALVTVCQKREKTA